From one Agathobaculum sp. NTUH-O15-33 genomic stretch:
- the era gene encoding GTPase Era, which yields MKITKTAVVSIVGRPNVGKSTLTNKLVGQKVAIVSNKPQTTRTRITGLLNKNDTQYVFMDTPGLHKPRSRLGDFMCKVVTDTVSEVDAAALVVEPIANIGPAEQTLIDQIKATHMPAVLVINKIDTVKKEELLAVIAVYAAAHEFEAIVPVSARTGEGLDEFLAEIDKYAIDGPQLFPEEMVSDQPERQLVAEIVREKMLRLLDREVPHGIAVGIERWNEREDGLIEISAVIYCEKNSHKGIIIGKQGAMLKEIGKLARVDMERMLDTKVFLELWVKVKENWRNNQYQMRNFGYEDS from the coding sequence ATGAAAATTACCAAAACAGCGGTCGTTTCGATCGTGGGCCGGCCAAACGTCGGCAAATCAACGCTGACGAATAAGCTGGTCGGCCAGAAGGTCGCCATCGTTTCCAATAAACCGCAGACGACGCGCACGCGCATCACCGGTCTTTTGAACAAAAACGATACTCAGTACGTCTTTATGGATACACCCGGCCTGCACAAGCCCCGCTCCCGTCTGGGCGATTTTATGTGCAAGGTGGTCACGGATACGGTGTCCGAGGTTGATGCGGCGGCGCTCGTGGTCGAACCGATCGCGAACATCGGCCCGGCGGAGCAAACGCTGATCGATCAGATCAAGGCGACCCACATGCCCGCCGTGCTGGTCATCAACAAGATCGATACCGTGAAAAAGGAAGAACTGCTCGCCGTGATCGCGGTCTATGCTGCGGCGCATGAATTCGAGGCCATCGTGCCGGTCTCTGCCCGCACGGGCGAAGGGCTGGACGAATTTTTGGCGGAGATCGACAAATACGCTATCGACGGCCCGCAGCTGTTCCCGGAGGAAATGGTTTCCGACCAGCCGGAGCGTCAGCTCGTCGCCGAGATCGTCCGCGAAAAGATGCTGCGCCTACTCGATCGCGAGGTGCCGCACGGCATCGCCGTGGGGATCGAGCGCTGGAACGAGCGGGAGGACGGCCTGATCGAGATCAGCGCCGTGATCTACTGTGAAAAGAACAGCCATAAGGGCATTATCATCGGCAAACAGGGCGCAATGCTTAAGGAGATCGGCAAGCTTGCGCGCGTCGATATGGAGCGCATGCTGGACACCAAGGTGTTCTTGGAGCTTTGGGTCAAGGTCAAGGAAAACTGGCGCAACAACCAGTATCAGATGCGCAACTTCGGGTACGAGGATTCCTAA
- a CDS encoding diacylglycerol kinase family protein, translating into MKKEIRKLHESFLNAFRGLALCIHSERNFRVHMVAALYVTLFALIGRATTAEGAILCICFGLTMGAELMNTAIERLCDKQTSGYDQMVRNAKDIAAAAVFVCAAACAIIGLVLFLGEGLLSEALAYLGARPWAAGAVVVSVPFALLFIFKYGRIQ; encoded by the coding sequence ATGAAAAAGGAAATCCGAAAGCTGCATGAAAGCTTTTTAAATGCTTTTCGCGGTCTGGCGCTCTGCATCCACAGCGAACGCAACTTTCGCGTGCACATGGTCGCCGCGCTTTATGTGACCCTGTTCGCGCTGATCGGGCGCGCCACCACGGCCGAGGGGGCGATCCTCTGCATTTGCTTTGGGCTGACCATGGGGGCGGAGCTGATGAATACCGCCATTGAACGCCTTTGCGATAAGCAGACAAGCGGCTACGACCAAATGGTGCGCAACGCGAAGGATATCGCGGCGGCGGCCGTTTTTGTGTGCGCGGCCGCATGCGCGATCATCGGCCTTGTGCTGTTCCTTGGCGAGGGTCTGCTCAGTGAAGCGCTTGCGTACTTAGGCGCCCGCCCGTGGGCGGCCGGGGCGGTGGTCGTATCCGTGCCGTTTGCCCTGCTTTTTATTTTTAAATATGGGAGAATACAATGA
- the ybeY gene encoding rRNA maturation RNase YbeY: MTDVLSFPMYEFLNGAPQENLETDPGTGCVMLGDMMLCYTRAVEQAETFGHSPARECGYLTTHSVLHLLGYDHERNEEDTRLMREKEELSLAFLGLSR; this comes from the coding sequence GTGACCGATGTGCTCTCGTTTCCGATGTACGAGTTTCTGAACGGCGCGCCGCAGGAAAATCTGGAGACCGATCCCGGCACCGGCTGCGTCATGCTGGGCGATATGATGCTGTGTTATACGCGCGCGGTGGAGCAGGCGGAAACGTTCGGCCATTCGCCCGCGCGGGAATGCGGCTACCTGACCACGCATTCCGTGCTGCACCTGCTCGGCTATGACCACGAGCGGAATGAGGAAGACACCCGGCTGATGCGCGAGAAGGAGGAGTTGAGCCTCGCCTTTCTGGGGCTGAGCAGGTGA
- a CDS encoding GNAT family N-acetyltransferase, which translates to MEYKVNDSEMSASAFIPFVNQIWPGNYDVEKTQIALSKTLNICAYDENVLVGCLRILTDGYYFGTITELLVLPANRKQGVGSELLRLAKAHTPTMLYFGAQPGLESFYEKNGCQRSLQSFIMEKEK; encoded by the coding sequence ATGGAATATAAAGTCAATGACAGCGAAATGAGCGCGTCGGCGTTTATCCCTTTTGTCAATCAAATATGGCCGGGGAATTATGATGTGGAGAAAACACAAATCGCGTTATCGAAAACACTGAATATCTGCGCTTATGATGAAAACGTTCTTGTGGGATGTCTGCGAATCCTTACAGACGGTTATTATTTCGGAACCATAACGGAGCTGCTCGTTCTTCCGGCAAATCGGAAGCAAGGTGTTGGCAGCGAGCTGCTCCGGCTTGCCAAGGCTCACACACCGACTATGCTATATTTTGGCGCACAGCCGGGGTTAGAATCGTTCTACGAAAAAAACGGATGCCAAAGAAGTTTGCAATCCTTTATTATGGAAAAGGAAAAATAG
- a CDS encoding PhoH family protein gives MYKERIDLDVGTMQELFGVNDQNVKKLENELGVSLLTREGMVELSGEDVAAVKTAVETLRTLNRMGEQGETLGEFAVDRALDFVRTGSSDAAVEAMRDTIAVSYNGAPIKCRTVGQKKYVEALRNNTVTISIGPAGTGKTYLAVAVAVAALKAKKVAKIVLCRPAVEAGEKLGFLPGDLQNKVDPYLRPLYDALEELLGRDTMGRYLETGVIEIAPLAYMRGRTLKNSFVIADECQNMMLSSHIMILTRLGEGSKMVLTGDITQIDLPDPRDSGLRECAEILSGMDDIAVIRLSGGDVIRHKLVAQIVKAFEQHAAARKSTAPSKKPTHPALYTRHAKGK, from the coding sequence TTGTATAAGGAAAGAATTGATTTAGACGTTGGGACCATGCAGGAACTGTTCGGCGTGAACGATCAGAACGTAAAAAAGCTGGAAAACGAGCTTGGCGTTTCTCTGCTCACGCGCGAGGGCATGGTGGAGCTTTCGGGCGAGGACGTGGCCGCTGTTAAAACGGCGGTGGAAACGCTTCGCACGCTGAACCGCATGGGCGAGCAGGGCGAAACGCTGGGCGAGTTCGCGGTCGACCGCGCGCTGGATTTCGTCCGCACCGGCTCGTCGGATGCGGCGGTGGAGGCCATGCGTGATACGATCGCGGTATCCTATAACGGCGCGCCGATCAAGTGCCGCACGGTCGGCCAGAAAAAATATGTGGAAGCGCTGCGGAACAATACTGTTACCATCAGCATCGGCCCCGCCGGCACAGGCAAGACCTACCTTGCGGTAGCGGTGGCCGTCGCGGCGCTCAAGGCGAAAAAGGTGGCAAAAATCGTGCTTTGCCGCCCCGCGGTGGAGGCGGGCGAAAAGCTGGGCTTTTTGCCGGGCGATCTGCAAAATAAAGTCGATCCCTATCTCCGGCCGCTGTACGACGCGCTGGAGGAACTGCTTGGCCGCGATACGATGGGCCGCTATTTGGAAACCGGCGTGATCGAGATCGCGCCGCTCGCCTATATGCGCGGGCGCACGCTGAAAAACAGCTTTGTCATCGCGGATGAATGCCAGAATATGATGCTCTCCTCCCATATCATGATCCTGACGCGTCTGGGCGAGGGCTCGAAAATGGTGCTCACCGGCGATATCACGCAGATCGACCTGCCCGATCCGCGCGATTCCGGCCTGCGCGAGTGCGCGGAGATCCTCTCCGGTATGGACGATATCGCGGTGATCCGTCTCTCCGGCGGCGATGTGATCCGCCATAAGCTGGTCGCGCAGATCGTCAAGGCGTTTGAGCAGCACGCGGCGGCCCGCAAAAGCACGGCTCCGTCCAAGAAGCCGACGCATCCGGCGCTATATACGCGCCACGCCAAGGGAAAATAA
- a CDS encoding sporulation protein YqfD: MVSRWLHLARGQVRLRVTGASLTRFLNVCASHELTLRRMRRTAWNELTCFMSVEDFRALRRFMGRTGCRVHIAQKAGVPFLAARLRPRTVLWGGFILFAALCWLMITRVWAIEPHIDPALPRAAVMEALEREGVRIGASKGMNVKQIRWRVMQQVPELSFLSLNISGNRLTIEATGSVMKPEMLDEDAVVKVVATRDGVVEQMNVWQGAPLVRPGDAVAVGDTLVSGLVPPTTETGDYHLTHARGEIMAHTTYDVDTRRALQTEKKTYTGKVKKQYALVFGSHRLNLYFGSGIAGGSCDKIIETKTAWLSDSVVFPVSLVRQTYVYYERQPEAAAAEDAAADMAARVLARLEAGMQGTITGERQSFDERDGAVTLHLQAQAIEQIGAEALDDSVIPETPPAPSEDAP, translated from the coding sequence ATGGTTTCGCGGTGGCTGCATCTTGCGCGGGGACAGGTACGCCTTCGGGTGACGGGCGCGAGCCTGACACGCTTTTTAAACGTCTGCGCGTCGCATGAGCTGACCCTGCGCCGGATGCGGCGCACCGCATGGAACGAGCTGACTTGTTTTATGTCGGTGGAGGATTTTCGCGCGCTGCGGCGCTTCATGGGGCGCACGGGCTGCCGCGTACATATCGCTCAAAAGGCGGGCGTGCCGTTTTTGGCGGCGCGCCTGCGGCCGCGCACCGTGCTGTGGGGCGGCTTTATTCTTTTCGCCGCGCTGTGCTGGCTGATGATTACCCGCGTTTGGGCGATCGAGCCGCATATCGACCCCGCCTTGCCGCGCGCCGCGGTCATGGAGGCGCTCGAGCGCGAGGGGGTGCGCATCGGCGCGTCGAAGGGCATGAATGTCAAACAGATCCGGTGGCGCGTGATGCAGCAAGTGCCCGAATTATCGTTTTTGTCGCTCAATATCAGCGGAAACCGGCTGACAATCGAGGCGACCGGCTCGGTCATGAAGCCGGAAATGCTGGATGAGGACGCGGTGGTCAAGGTTGTCGCCACGCGGGACGGCGTGGTGGAGCAAATGAACGTTTGGCAGGGCGCGCCGCTCGTTCGTCCCGGCGACGCGGTCGCGGTGGGGGACACGCTGGTGAGCGGCCTAGTGCCGCCCACGACCGAGACCGGCGACTATCATTTGACCCACGCGCGCGGTGAAATCATGGCGCACACCACCTATGATGTGGATACCCGGCGCGCGCTGCAAACGGAAAAAAAGACCTATACCGGCAAGGTGAAAAAGCAGTATGCGCTGGTTTTTGGCTCGCACCGGCTAAATTTGTATTTTGGTAGTGGAATTGCAGGGGGAAGTTGTGATAAAATAATAGAAACAAAAACGGCGTGGCTGTCGGACAGCGTGGTATTCCCGGTGTCGCTCGTCCGGCAGACGTATGTGTATTACGAGCGGCAGCCGGAAGCGGCCGCCGCGGAGGACGCGGCCGCCGATATGGCGGCGCGCGTGCTCGCGCGGTTGGAAGCGGGCATGCAGGGAACGATCACCGGCGAGCGTCAGTCGTTTGACGAGCGGGACGGTGCGGTCACCCTGCATTTGCAGGCGCAGGCGATAGAGCAGATCGGCGCGGAAGCGCTCGATGACAGCGTGATCCCCGAAACACCGCCCGCACCCAGCGAGGATGCGCCGTAA
- a CDS encoding YabP/YqfC family sporulation protein, with protein sequence MAYEGFGAGAPQLFEDLRGDRPRVEIIGNCRVVVENHRGILEYDDTLLRVKCKDCEVRILGDSLTLNALSLDELAVTGTIVSVEYRSLA encoded by the coding sequence ATGGCATACGAGGGCTTTGGGGCGGGCGCGCCGCAGCTTTTTGAGGATCTGCGCGGTGACCGGCCCCGCGTGGAGATCATCGGAAACTGCCGCGTCGTGGTGGAAAACCATAGGGGCATTTTAGAATACGACGATACTCTGCTCCGCGTCAAATGCAAGGACTGCGAGGTGCGCATCCTCGGCGATTCGCTGACGCTGAACGCGCTTTCGCTTGATGAGCTGGCGGTGACGGGTACGATCGTTTCGGTCGAATATCGCAGCCTCGCCTAG
- a CDS encoding D-alanyl-D-alanine carboxypeptidase family protein: MNRNLLKRAGAFLLLALLLFAYLPPAFAAPDDENEFAPVSDTSDSGEEGDTAPVSGSTDDGENEPDAVLEDPKIDATAALLVNPNTGMVLYEKNADEKRYPASTTKIMTALLVLENAKLDDIVTAEKVDFENVSWDASNADIKEGEQVKVLDLLYCLMLPSANEAANMLARHVGGSIEGFADMMNAKAEELGCTGTHFVNPNGLHDPNHYTTARDLYTIAHAAMQDETFAEIAKTAVKTISKTNMHDSRKVFTTNQLIFSSYQPWFYGWCNGIKTGHTAEAGNCLVAYADQRDSELYSVVLGCADAPDSSTVAKSFTETKRLFEWGYDNFKSKTLAKQGNSITSTKVRLSTDTDELVLTAKRDLVASVPKNLDVEDMEATPTVPKSVDAPIKAGDVIGSMTYSYAGTVYGTVELIALHDVELSKVLYYADKLENFFKGSVFKILLVVLLVFVILYILFNLTFGRMRRRKQRRMMRSRGSRYNRRR; the protein is encoded by the coding sequence ATGAACCGTAATTTGTTGAAACGCGCGGGCGCTTTTCTGCTGCTCGCCTTGTTGCTTTTCGCCTATTTACCGCCCGCCTTCGCCGCGCCGGACGACGAGAACGAATTCGCCCCCGTATCCGACACCTCTGACAGCGGCGAGGAGGGCGATACAGCTCCCGTTTCCGGCTCGACGGACGACGGAGAAAATGAGCCGGACGCGGTTCTGGAAGACCCCAAGATCGACGCGACCGCGGCCCTTCTGGTCAACCCGAACACCGGCATGGTGCTGTACGAAAAAAACGCGGATGAGAAGCGTTACCCCGCTTCCACCACCAAGATTATGACCGCGCTGCTCGTTTTGGAAAACGCGAAGCTGGACGATATCGTCACGGCGGAAAAAGTCGATTTTGAAAACGTGTCGTGGGACGCCTCCAACGCCGATATCAAAGAGGGCGAGCAAGTAAAGGTGCTCGATCTGCTGTATTGCCTGATGCTGCCCTCCGCGAACGAGGCCGCGAATATGCTGGCCCGCCATGTCGGCGGCTCGATCGAGGGCTTTGCCGACATGATGAACGCCAAAGCGGAGGAGCTCGGCTGCACGGGCACGCACTTTGTCAATCCCAACGGCCTGCACGATCCCAACCACTACACCACCGCGCGCGACCTGTACACCATCGCGCACGCCGCCATGCAGGACGAGACCTTTGCAGAGATCGCCAAGACCGCGGTAAAGACCATCTCCAAAACCAACATGCACGATTCACGCAAGGTCTTTACCACCAACCAGCTGATCTTCAGTTCCTACCAGCCCTGGTTCTATGGCTGGTGCAACGGCATCAAGACCGGCCACACCGCCGAAGCGGGCAACTGTCTGGTCGCTTACGCGGACCAGCGCGACAGCGAGCTTTACTCCGTCGTCCTCGGCTGCGCCGACGCGCCGGACAGTTCCACGGTAGCCAAAAGCTTTACCGAAACCAAGCGGCTGTTCGAGTGGGGCTATGATAACTTTAAAAGCAAAACGCTCGCCAAGCAGGGCAACAGCATCACCTCTACCAAGGTGCGCCTTTCCACCGACACGGACGAGCTGGTGCTCACCGCCAAGCGGGATCTGGTCGCTTCGGTGCCGAAGAACCTAGACGTGGAGGACATGGAGGCTACGCCAACCGTGCCGAAAAGCGTGGACGCGCCGATCAAGGCGGGCGACGTGATCGGCAGCATGACCTACTCCTACGCCGGTACGGTTTACGGCACCGTGGAACTGATCGCTCTGCACGATGTGGAGCTTTCCAAGGTGCTTTACTATGCGGACAAGCTTGAAAATTTCTTCAAAGGCTCGGTCTTTAAAATTTTGCTTGTCGTTTTGCTGGTTTTCGTTATCCTTTATATCCTATTTAACCTTACCTTCGGCCGGATGCGCCGCCGCAAACAGCGACGCATGATGCGTTCGCGCGGCTCGCGTTACAACAGAAGACGATAA
- a CDS encoding response regulator transcription factor: protein MNQILLLEDDISLVEGLQYLLETNGFAVAVVRTVQAAFAALAENRFDLLLLDVTLPDGTGFSVCQRLREQGDTTPIIFLTASDEEVNVIRGLDSGGDDYITKPFKIGELLSRIRSLLRRAGRPGRDPAVIRCGDTAIDLLQSQIVLRGKPLELTIGEYKLLCLLVRNAGRVVTRARILEALWDQNGSFVDDNTLSVYIRRLREKVEDDPSAPAHLTTVRGFGYQWNEVPL, encoded by the coding sequence ATGAACCAAATTTTACTGCTCGAAGACGATATCAGTTTGGTGGAGGGCTTACAGTATTTGCTCGAAACCAACGGGTTTGCGGTCGCCGTCGTCCGGACCGTGCAAGCGGCCTTCGCCGCGCTTGCCGAAAACCGGTTCGATCTGCTGCTGCTCGACGTGACGCTGCCGGACGGCACCGGCTTTTCGGTATGCCAAAGGCTGCGCGAACAAGGCGATACGACGCCCATCATCTTTTTAACCGCTTCGGATGAAGAGGTAAACGTGATCCGCGGACTGGACAGCGGCGGGGACGACTATATCACAAAGCCCTTTAAGATCGGCGAGCTGCTCTCCCGTATCCGCTCGCTGTTACGCCGCGCGGGACGACCGGGCCGCGATCCGGCCGTGATCCGCTGCGGCGATACCGCCATCGATCTGCTGCAAAGCCAGATTGTTTTGCGCGGCAAGCCGCTCGAACTGACCATCGGCGAATATAAGCTGCTCTGTCTGTTGGTGCGCAACGCGGGCCGCGTGGTCACCCGCGCGCGCATTTTGGAAGCCCTGTGGGATCAAAACGGCAGCTTTGTCGATGATAACACGCTATCCGTCTATATCCGCCGGCTGCGTGAAAAGGTAGAGGACGATCCCTCCGCCCCGGCGCACCTGACCACGGTGCGCGGCTTTGGCTATCAATGGAACGAGGTGCCGCTATGA